Below is a genomic region from Erigeron canadensis isolate Cc75 chromosome 7, C_canadensis_v1, whole genome shotgun sequence.
ATCTGGCGGATGATCCGCCGGATGATCTGATGAACATGGATCATCCGTCAGTTCATCAACATCGTCCGCAGATTACGAAAAAACAAGAAAACTGGTTTTGACCTAAAAATCGACAACCTTAGAAGCCAAATCCAGGTTATCAAACTCTAACACAACCAAATTCAAGTATAACCATGACATAAAAACACACCAATTCACAAACCCACTTCCAATTTCTAACGATTTGATTAAAAACACGTTTTTAAACTAAAACACATAAATTTCGCCAATATGGACCACCAAACATTTAGATTGACAATAAGGAAGTAACCTACAATGTAAAAGGAACGTTTTGAGCTATAAAACACTTACCAATTCGGTCTAGAACCTCAAATCCGAAATTACGctcaaaatcttggatgaacacttgaaaattgtaaaaatctTGGACTTTGATGATGTAGGTTATCATTGCTAATAAGTTTAGTTAATTTAACACTCACAACACAATATTTGCAAAGATTTATCATGAATTTATGGTGGGGTTCTTTTggtagatgaagaagaagaaaaaggaagagAGAAATGAGATAAGGAAAGGAAATGTGGGAGTGTGGGTGTGGGAGACTAAGGGGGCCGGCCTTGGTGTCCAAAAAGGaggctcccgctccgctaatTCTGACCAATAGCTATTCGTTAAACATTTAAACGCCAAAACGAACCCGTTAACACATTTAAACTCAACGTTACgttaaaacatgtcaaaacgttcaataattcatattcattcacaaaatCGTTCTCacttaattatgtttaattacaAGTCCGTTAAGGTCAAAAGTCACGAATGTTACAAATTCTTCTTCATATGGATCCATCAATTGGCATAAAAGACTCCATGTAGTTCAATTTAGCATACCCTTCGTCCATCTTAACAATTGGCACGCTTTTGCCTCCGGTTATAAACTTTTTGCCTTTAGTATAACTTTTACTGCAATCAACTTTATACAGTTTTTGGTCAAGTGATTCAATCATAAGCCAAGTTTTATTCCGTAACCAGTGAAATGGGTCCATAGAGATATCAACTCTATAAGATAATCCTACCTTCTCCCAAATCTCATCTGTTGTCATCCTCCACAACTGGATACAAGCCTTTTTAGATTGCTGATGTAGACTAATCTCAGTTTCATATTTGACACCCAAGTGAATAACGCCTTTTTTAAGGTTCATTGTCAAAACCTTAATGTTCAAATCCTTAAAAGAGGGATGAGTTGGTATTATGGTGAACTTTTCCATCTGTGTGTCGAACTTTAGAACTGAACGTTCTATCAAGAAATAGAGATTTCCATTAAACCAAGTACTACTACTGATTGCCCCTCGTCTAACTCCCAAGTCGGACAGAGTTTGATAGTTGTCTATTGAGTCAACCTTTCTCCATGAATTTGATTTCAACGAGTATGTGTGAACGTTGAGAATAGAGGTTACACTTAGAAGTTTATAATCCTTATTAGACGTGCCAGTGTAATACAATCCtaatacttttactttttttgcGCAAGGATTGATTAACACTTTAAACTCGCCCGTTAATGGATTCCATAAAACTAACTTATTATTTTTGCCGCATACACATATCAGTCCATGTAAAGATGTTTGAGCATTGACCTTAACTTTATACAAGTACTTCAAAGACGGCAAATGATAGCGCTCGGCAATTAAACCGCCATCTGGTGCTTCACAATCCATGATTCCAAACATGGACAAATTTTGACCGGGTAACAAGAAAAGTTTGGAATGCAATTGAGCGGTGGATCCATTGGTTCGATGTCGGGTATGCATATTAGCAAAATAGCGTGTTTTGAGGAACGAATGCCATTCTTTGCAAACACTTCTACAACCTTGTAACAAGTCCACCGACAACCTAGGTAGTATGTGGAAGAAAATTATCTGGCTTGGAATTGTTtgacgacgatgatgatctaCCATTATGTTTGATTGCATAACGCTGCAAAAGGGTTATGAAATTATTGTATTGTGTGGCTGAAATATATAGGAGAAACAAATagcatatatacacaaatagaTACAAATTTTGCCTTGAAAACATGTCTAATAGAAAGAGTTTATTTAGGATCGGActcttaattatttttagataAGTTTGTTTCTGCACTTCATGATTTTGAATAGATACAGAGAGATGATAACAGAATCAGCTAAACATACAGATTtaaaaatcatacaaaaataattaacaaaattagGTACAAAAACgataagaataaaataaatgCAGAATTAATAGATACAGAGAGACAGAAAGGTCTAGAATTGAACCTTTGATTATAAAATTCAGAAAAACTACTACGAGAGTCGATCTGGAGAGTATGCGATGGTCAGAAATCAGGATGGATTtgcttttataatttaattacaattatctATACTCGCTTTACATACAGTTTCTATATAGTatagggttttttttgtttttaaggcAATTATCTAACATAAATTTCCTTATTAAGTCCATAAAACTTGgtaagttttttattaattctcATCAAGTTGTCATCATTGATTAACTTATTTAGGGAATACTTCATGGTCTTATTTGTGAGTATATCTTTTCGTCAAAATAGAAAAATCTAGACAGGCTTACATTCGATCCATAGACGCTCTACTTCCTCAACAGCTTTTGAAATTTTCATCTTTGAGCCCATTAGCCTTAATCTCACCACTTCTTGATATTATTTTACACAAATCATCAACAGGGCTTTTTCTTCTGGAAAAGCCTTAAATTTCTCTCTTGCCACACATAATATAAACGGTTGCACCGAAAACAAGTCTTCTAATAACACTCCAGATAGAATTATTTACTGGTATGTTTTGGACAAATACATAAACCTCCCCAATCATCAGGAGCAGAATGCACATTTAGGATTTTTATAGCTTTCCCATGGATATAATCTATCTTGGGTCTTTAGCTTGCAATTTAAGGCCAACAAAAGCAAGAGTGAATTCCTTGGTATACAATGACTGGCAGTTAGCCCAGGAAATAGGAAGGGTATTCAACTTTTGAGTCATCCCATACATTCTTCACAAAATCAACAgatttacctttttttattcAACCATATAACTTTATCCTTCTAATTACATTATCTCCCATCTACAAGGCCATTTCCACTCCCTATTCACTATAACATCAGAAACCTTAGCCTTAGTAGTGTTCAATTAGTTCACTATTTTCGCCTGCGCGCACCAGCACTCCATTAGCTTGTCACATATATGGACGCATTTTTGTCTCAATTTTGGACATCTGATCGACGACAATTAACTATTCTgcgtattttgtttttatttacaaTTAGATATAAAGAGTATTCTGGAGTTGATCCTTTATACCATCCAACTAGATACCACTACTCATGGCTACGTTTATATTAAGTTTGGTCGCTTGGGCCATTTTTTGGCAAAGCGGTATTTGAATGATCTTCCAATCAAGAGGTTGCAGGTTCAAGTTTCCCTCGAGAAAGATAGGTGGATAAGGTGTTGTAAGTCTTACCTTCctaaaaaagagaaaaaccaTTAGCTTTTAAGTTGGGAGTTGATGTACTCATGATACTACCTTGTGGTATTCGAGTTGCATTTACGTGATACTATATAAACACTCTGGTGTCACTAATTAACATCTAGCTTTAGGATATGATATGAATAGCGAGTGCAACCAGAGAAgaagtaacatatatatatatatatatatatataaggtttatTCCCATAAAAGTGttcttttcataataataaacaagaaaaacataaaacatcAATTATAATTGCATCACTAATGTTCATAATTTCGTAATTCCAAAACATTGTAAGCTATCAAAATACTAATATTATTTATCTGATTCATCAACTTGATATAAAACAACATAAACTATGGATGGAGATGCTTCTTGATCTTTATATCGATTGATCAATTGACATAAAAGTCTCTGTGTAGCTCAGTACTTCTTTATACTCGTATCTACTAATAATCCGTGAGCTTTTGCCTTTGGCATGTTTTTTACTGTGACCAACTTTATAGGTGCCTTTGGCATGTTTTTTACTGTGACCAACTTTATAGGTATACACATATTCGTCACTTCCGATCATGAgccattttttcttctttatctaATGAAGTGGGTTCATATGGATATCATCGTTGCACAAAGTTTCTACGTATACCTTCTCCCATGTCTCATCACCTATCATTTCCCACAACTGGATATAGGCCTTTGTCAGGCTAATTTTATATTTGGCACCCAAGTGAATAACGCCTTTTTGAACGTTCATCCTCACACTCTCCAAGTCTAGAGCTTTTAAAGAGGGATGAGTTGGTATAACGGTGAAGTATTCCatctttgaatcaaactttagAATTGAATAACAATCGCGAGCAGAGGATCCAGGAAAGCGCTGATAGCTTTTCGTCAAGAAATAGAGATTTCCACTCAACCAAATACTACTACTGCTACTGATCTTTGGCGGAGATTCAGTTCCTAATCCTAAGTCCAAAAGAGTTTGATAGTTGTTTGTGGAGTCAACCCATCTCCATGAGTCGGATTTCAAAGAGTATATGCGAACACTCGCATTAGATGATACAGTTAGAAGCTTGTAGTCATCATCACAGTAATACAATCCTAATAATGCTATTACTTCTGAAAAGTCAAATTGAATGTGACGATGGGTTTTGCATAACATCTTGTATTGGCCCGTTAATGGATTCCATAAAActaaatcaaaataatcatcTCTTTGAAATAAGCTTTTTCCAAACCAACCACCTACACATACGAGTCCATGTAAAGATGTTTGAATATCGATGCTACGTAGATTGGCTTCAAACGGCAAAGCGTGACCATGGTCCTTTAAACCATCACAAGGTGCTTCACAATCTATGATTCTAAACCGCTTTTCATTTAAGAAGAGAAATTTGGGACGGGGTTGATAGGTGGATCCATTAGTTAGTAGATAATGGCGGATATGCATGTTAACAAAAAAACGTGTTTCGAGGAACGAGTCCCATTCTTTGCAAACACGCTTACAACGTTGTAACGAGTCCACCGACAACCTTGGTAGTATGTGGAAGAAAATTATGTGGGTTGGAATTTTAtgacgacgatgatgatctgcCATGATTCTGTATTTTTAGAAATACAGAATCAGCTAAACCTACAGATTTAACAATCatacaaaaataattaacaaaaacaataaaactaaGATACAGAGAGACAGACAGGTCTAGAATTGAACCTATGTttttaaagttgagaaaaacTACTACGAGAGTCGATCTGGAGAGTATGATGGGATGGTCAGGAATCAGGATGGATAtgcttttataatttaattactgtataatttatttttatggtaCGGGGTTTTTTGTTATTAACCGGAGGATTGGAATTTATGTAACGttgtatatatacttactaATTGTCCTACTTGATCGCCACGTCTTCTAACATAAGTTTCCTAATTGATTAAGTCCATAAAACTTGGCCACCAAGTTTTTTAAGCTTATTTAGGAAATACTTCATGGTCTTATTTGTAAGTATATACTTTTCgtcaaaatggaaaaaaaaaaattagatatgaTAATTAATCGTGTCGAAAAACGAATTATTTGTTAAAAGAGACTTAGGTCttgtttatttatgatttaatgGAGTTAATAAAAAAGTacttaattaattcattaagtgagtcaaacatgtttgttttttaacttaataaatatacaacaattatattgatttaatttatacAGAAATTATGTATTTATTCAGTTACTTAATCTCTCAGTAAGTATAAAACAACAtcctaaattatattttaaaaaagttataaccaTTAGATGAAAAAGAACCTTCAATAATAACCTTTGAATTGTTTGCTGAtctcattttccatttttagaTTTAGTAAACTTGGACTTATGCATAAAATTGGGTCGTAGATAATACTTGATGGCAGGACTACATTTGGCTTAAggttgttttttaaaatattattccGTGTTATTTAGTTCACTACTTCACTCCATATAAAATTACTATGATTACcgaatttaatttaaatttggtTGTAAGTgttctaaaatatttattttttatttacgaAATTTATATGTATCCTTTTTTGTTAGGCATCATCAAGTATATTCGTaatgatttttttctttttaataattaatgagGTGTGTCTAGATTTGAACACACTAAAAAATCAATCAGCCataatatatgtgtatgtgtaatCGATCctctgaaatatatatatatatataaggttggGAGTATGTTGTTGTTATGTACCTAGCTTGGCTATAGAACCCTTCACAtcttattttttaatccataaaatacaTTGGGGCCCAtcatttgttcaaaatattaaaaaaattagtatgtgagtggtTCTATACCTAACTTAAGTACATGACAATCACACACTCACTTTTCcgctctatatatatacatatatatatatatatatatatatgtatgtatgtacaaAAGGGAGAAGTGATTGAAGCCTAGACAAAGGTTTAGGGAAACAGTGAAGTGAAAGAGAGGCACAGCTGTGATCGAAGCTtagctaatatatatgtaactagAATTCAAGGAAAAGAAGAGAGGTTGGATCGAAGCCCTGGAGTGAGTCCTGCCTCAAGCGAACCTTAATAAAAGACAACAGCCATCGAAGcttaagaaaagaaagagaaaggcaagTTGGGAGTGGTCACCAGCTAATCGAAGCTTAGGAAAAAGACAAGAAATCCATCAAGGCCTAGGCGAGCCTTAGGAAAGGACAAAAGGCATGCAAACTTGGAGTGGGCCCCACTCAGCGAAGTGTCAGGGCAATGAGCCTTCCAAGAGAAAGAGGCCGCGGAGCTAGAAAATAAGTGAGGTGTCCAACCAAGGTAAAACTAGGAAAAGGTGAGAATTGTCTAAGCCTCGGAATAGGTCCCACCTTTGGCGAGCCGTCAAATAAGGACAAAAAAGGAGCGGGCCTTTAAGGAAAGATAAGCGGGGCTCGCAGTGGGGTCCGAAAAGACTTTAATGATGAAGCTTAGCATAGCTTAAACAGTCAAAGGGGGTCCCAACCCAACCTTAAGAAAATCTTTGATGAGTGCAAGAGCACTGGCGAAGTGACTAGGTGTCACACTGGAAGAAGTGACGGCCTGGCCCAATCGGCAAGCTTGAGAATTATCTCAATCTCTCTATTCAACATTGATTTAAATGTTATTATACTTATTACAATGACATCATAAATCCAGTAATGTATAAATGGCCGACCAAGCGACTAAATACACGCACTCTAGAACATTCTATACCTAGTATTGTCATAACAGAGTACTGGGCTAGGGCCTATTTCTGACAGGCCCAAAATCCAAGGTTGCCCTAATTGGAggtgtataaatacccctcatcaTTGATTCAGGTTCATTCAATTCACAATCAATTCAacaacaaatatttatacacaCATAATCAATATCATACAATCATCAGTATATTCATCATCAATATATTCAATCATTCATCATTCATTACatagaaatatataacattCATATCCTCCAGAGATCGATACATCTCTCTGGGaaaatcatcaaacaccttagaTTCGTCAAGAGTTTATTAGGTTTGCACTacttagggcgcgtttggttcacataatgtttttggaagAAATAGAATCTATCAAAgtaattgaaatttgaaggaatggaatttaaCGGAATGCTTTTGATTTTTTGCAAATTCAAGTGTGTTCGAGCATGAAAATGAGGAGCTCAATCACAAAAGGGGTTTAACCACgaaaatcatcaaaatctcCTACTTCGTAGTGCGAACCTACTAGATTCTTCGCGAATCTAAGGTGTATGATGATTTTCCTATAGAGATGTATCGATCTATTGAGGATATGAATgtaatatgattatatgtgatgattgattgatgatggtGAATATGTATATTCTGATGATTAAATGTACTGCAGATATGCAGAGAATGTTGTAatatatgtgtattgtatgAATATGATTGTGTGTAAAGTTGTATTGAATTGAATGTGTGTGAATGTGACGAATGAATGTAAATTGTATTGAATGATGTTTTATGATGCTGACATCCAATCATGAGGTATTTATAGGCCGCCAATTAGGTTACATCATATTTTGGGTCGTTGTCAGAAATTGGGCCTAACCTCGAATCCAAAATGTGAGTACGAGGAATAGAACATTTCCGAATcatgataatataatttttgtattCTATCCACATCCTTGTTCAATTAAAGAGATTGAATATTGACCAATCCATGTCCCCTTGGTAATAAGATGTAAAAGAATATATCTTTAAGGCTTATTCCCAAGGGCAAGGGAGTTCCCAAGGGTTGAGGAGAGTCTTTCCCAAGGGCAAGGCAGAGGAAGTTCCTGAAGGTTGAGGAGAGGACTTCCCAAAGGCAAGGGAAAGAAAATTATAATTGTCAAagcattatataaatataagattatatttatatgcatAGATGTCGTAAAAACACAAATTCTAGTTAAAGACCATTTCTTGTCTAGATACTCATCGGTTGGCAAATGGCTAGCATTTGGCTCTGCATTTGGCTAGGGAAGTGGCTGGCATTTGGCTCAGCATTTGGCTAGGCATCGGCTAGGCATCAGTTTGGGATCGGCTGGCAATTGGCTGGGAGGTCGGCTGGCTATTGTTTGAGGATTATTCCTTTAAGAAACAACCTACAAAACCCTTGTGTCTCTCATTCCTCCCGTAACATTCCCCCTTCCTCTTGCCATTTACATCACTTTTTTAGGTGGGATTTATACCTCACCCTATCAAAGTGTGTGAAGGAATGAGATTTCTTCCTCCATccctaaggaatggagattccatcaaatgatggaatgtatACATTGCTACAAAATGTGATTCCTcattctttgaacaaccaaacgcactaagaaATGAagttcaattccaattccatcaaatttcatcaaattttgtgaaccaaacacgcTCTTAGTaagagatcttgatgattttcttGGTAAACCTCTTTTTGTGATTGAGCTTAACTTTTCATGctcaaacaataatataattttctttttctatttttatacaaTGAAAAACTCACGAACGATTTATACATGAAGTTTAACATGGTCACGTCACATCATTGACAATTTGGATCTCCCGATGTATATATGACTATATTTGTacgaatgtatatatatgtatccttCTCATGTCAGACATCATAATATACATTTGTaatgatttatttctttttaatcatataattttttcttCTACTTGTATACCATAAAAATCTCATGAATTGTTTATACATTGAGTGTTTCATGCGTTGTCACATCACATCTTTGACAAACAATTTGGATCTCCTGACCGATGTATGACCATATTTCTACGTTCGAGAATTCAATTTTAAATTGGttaacaatatattattatatcaaagttgttttattttaagtgtataaaatagttatataatttaattactgtataatttacttttatgatacgggtttttttgttattaaccGTAGGATTGGAATTTATGTAACGATGTATATGTACTTGCTGATCGTCCTACTTGATCACCATGTCTTCTAACATAAATTTTCTAATTAAGTCCATAAAACTTGGCCACCAAgttttttaaacttatttagGAAATACTTCATGGTCTTATTTATGAGTATAAAGTTTAGATATGATAATCGTGTCGAAAAACGAGATATTTGTTAAAAGAGCCGCCATTGAGAATTAGGTCttgtttatttatgatttaatggagttaataaaaaaaagtacttaattaattcattaagtcaaacaaacatgtttgtttttaatttaataaatataaaacaaatatattgatttaatttaagtATAAATTATGTATCCATTCAATCACTTTATTTATTCATCATTCAATTACTTATAATTAATAGATGAATGAACAAACATGCCCTTAATTACCTATTTTGTTCATAAACAAAATACACATTAATCTAGAAAATAATCAACACAAGCAGGTCATGAAAGAAATCATACTCAcagctttttttaaaaatatattcacaatacataattaaacacatcatattatatatctatTGAATAAATATAGAGTTAAGACAAGCCAAACAATATTCGTACTCAACATATATAATCTTATTCGAATGGATCCGACCTTTGATCCGCAAATATGATCCAAGTCTAGTCTCAATCCAAAGGATGACAAAAGAAAACTACACAAAACTATATAAGATCGAGCTAACCTAAATACTTCAGGCAACGTACACAAAAAGATGATGCCACAATACATCACAACAACCAAGTGGTGTTACCTTTTTTGTGAGAGGTGGTGCGGGGCCGACCTGATCGATACATGGA
It encodes:
- the LOC122609148 gene encoding F-box protein At2g07140-like translates to MDCEAPDGGLIAERYHLPSLKYLYKVKVNAQTSLHGLICVCGKNNKLVLWNPLTGEFKVLINPCAKKVKVLGLYYTGTSNKDYKLLSVTSILNVHTYSLKSNSWRKVDSIDNYQTLSDLGVRRGAISSSTWFNGNLYFLIERSVLKFDTQMEKFTIIPTHPSFKDLNIKVLTMNLKKGVIHLGVKYETEISLHQQSKKACIQLWRMTTDEIWEKVGLSYRVDISMDPFHWLRNKTWLMIESLDQKLYKVDCSKSYTKGKKFITGGKSVPIVKMDEGYAKLNYMESFMPIDGSI
- the LOC122609150 gene encoding putative F-box only protein 15 — encoded protein: MADHHRRHKIPTHIIFFHILPRLSVDSLQRCKRVCKEWDSFLETRFFVNMHIRHYLLTNGSTYQPRPKFLFLNEKRFRIIDCEAPCDGLKDHGHALPFEANLRSIDIQTSLHGLVCVGGWFGKSLFQRDDYFDLVLWNPLTGQYKMLCKTHRHIQFDFSEVIALLGLYYCDDDYKLLTVSSNASVRIYSLKSDSWRWVDSTNNYQTLLDLGLGTESPPKISSSSSIWLSGNLYFLTKSYQRFPGSSARDCYSILKFDSKMEYFTVIPTHPSLKALDLESVRMNVQKGVIHLGAKYKISLTKAYIQLWEMIGDETWEKVYVETLCNDDIHMNPLH